One genomic region from Salvia hispanica cultivar TCC Black 2014 chromosome 2, UniMelb_Shisp_WGS_1.0, whole genome shotgun sequence encodes:
- the LOC125205364 gene encoding uncharacterized protein LOC125205364 isoform X3 — protein MRVAAQNTMSYCVEEEKACIIGWVDKYFKDCLCNTSDEISFGFGLISLLCWGVAEIPQIITNFRTKSGHGISIFFLLTWVLGDIFNLMGCLLEPATLPTQLYTAALYTVSTVVLVIQSFYYDYYLRWRNVKPPKESHQQVDEELKKPLRPTPQTDSPIPIPTRGEAYYYASARSMAASTTPPIRMRSYLWPIKSGPSAVGIANNSSPDNEARPIPSRNGATKPKPIPRSAGFGAFLATSISMPRETNALVQVYLGLSGRKMLQLGLNQEDGSESVFGQWLGWMMAAIYMGGRLPQIWLNIKRGSVEVIHS, from the exons ATGAGAGTTGCAGCGCAGAACACGATGTCGTATTGcgtggaggaggagaaggcATGCATCATCGGTTGGGTGGACAAATACTTCAAAGACTGCCTCTGCAACACCAGCGACGAGATTTCATTCGGTTTCGGACTCATTAGCCTCCTCTGCTGGGGAGTCGCTGAAATCCCCCAAATCATCACCAACTTCAGAACCAAATCCGGCCATGGCATctccatcttcttcctcctcacTTGGGTCCTCGG CGACATATTCAATCTAATGGGCTGCCTTCTCGAACCTGCCACG TTACCAACCCAGTTATACACCGCCGCG CTCTACACAGTGAGCACCGTGGTTTTAGTTATACAGAGCTTCTACTACGATTATTACCTTAGGTGGCGAAATGTGAAACCACCCAAAGAATCACACCAACAG GTAGATGAAGAGCTGAAGAAGCCTCTAAGGCCAACACCACAAACTGATTCCCCCATTCCAATACCAACCCGTGGCGAAGCCTATTACTACGC GTCTGCAAGATCAATGGCTGCGAGCACAACTCCGCCTATACGTATGCGTTCGTATCTTTGGCCCATCAAGAGTGGTCCTTCTGCTGTCGGAATCGCCAACAATTCCTCACCAGACAACGAAGCTCGTCCCATTCCTTCGAGGAATGGTGCCACCAAACCTAAGCCAATTCCAAGATCT GCGGGATTTGGAGCATTTTTGGCTACATCCATCAGTATGCCACGAGAAACAAACGCTTTGGTGCAAGTGTATCTTGGATTGAGTGGAAGGAAGATGTTGCAACTGGGATTAAATCAA GAAGATGGATCAGAGAGCGTTTTTGGTCAGTGGTTAGGATGGATGATGGCTGCCATTTACATGGGTGGAAGGCTTCCTCAAATATGGTTGAAT ATTAAACGAGGGAGCGTTGAGGTAATTCACTCTTAA
- the LOC125205364 gene encoding probable vacuolar amino acid transporter YPQ1 isoform X1, producing MRVAAQNTMSYCVEEEKACIIGWVDKYFKDCLCNTSDEISFGFGLISLLCWGVAEIPQIITNFRTKSGHGISIFFLLTWVLGDIFNLMGCLLEPATLPTQLYTAALYTVSTVVLVIQSFYYDYYLRWRNVKPPKESHQQVDEELKKPLRPTPQTDSPIPIPTRGEAYYYASARSMAASTTPPIRMRSYLWPIKSGPSAVGIANNSSPDNEARPIPSRNGATKPKPIPRSAGFGAFLATSISMPRETNALVQVYLGLSGRKMLQLGLNQEDGSESVFGQWLGWMMAAIYMGGRLPQIWLNIKRGSVEGLNPLMFIFALAANATYVASILVRSTAWDKIRANLPWLLDAAVCVLLDLFIILQYVYYRYYRRERRCSGEDYTEATK from the exons ATGAGAGTTGCAGCGCAGAACACGATGTCGTATTGcgtggaggaggagaaggcATGCATCATCGGTTGGGTGGACAAATACTTCAAAGACTGCCTCTGCAACACCAGCGACGAGATTTCATTCGGTTTCGGACTCATTAGCCTCCTCTGCTGGGGAGTCGCTGAAATCCCCCAAATCATCACCAACTTCAGAACCAAATCCGGCCATGGCATctccatcttcttcctcctcacTTGGGTCCTCGG CGACATATTCAATCTAATGGGCTGCCTTCTCGAACCTGCCACG TTACCAACCCAGTTATACACCGCCGCG CTCTACACAGTGAGCACCGTGGTTTTAGTTATACAGAGCTTCTACTACGATTATTACCTTAGGTGGCGAAATGTGAAACCACCCAAAGAATCACACCAACAG GTAGATGAAGAGCTGAAGAAGCCTCTAAGGCCAACACCACAAACTGATTCCCCCATTCCAATACCAACCCGTGGCGAAGCCTATTACTACGC GTCTGCAAGATCAATGGCTGCGAGCACAACTCCGCCTATACGTATGCGTTCGTATCTTTGGCCCATCAAGAGTGGTCCTTCTGCTGTCGGAATCGCCAACAATTCCTCACCAGACAACGAAGCTCGTCCCATTCCTTCGAGGAATGGTGCCACCAAACCTAAGCCAATTCCAAGATCT GCGGGATTTGGAGCATTTTTGGCTACATCCATCAGTATGCCACGAGAAACAAACGCTTTGGTGCAAGTGTATCTTGGATTGAGTGGAAGGAAGATGTTGCAACTGGGATTAAATCAA GAAGATGGATCAGAGAGCGTTTTTGGTCAGTGGTTAGGATGGATGATGGCTGCCATTTACATGGGTGGAAGGCTTCCTCAAATATGGTTGAAT ATTAAACGAGGGAGCGTTGAG GGATTGAATCCTCTCATGTTTATCTTTGCACTTGCGGCTAATGCTACTTATGTAGCCAG CATTCTTGTGAGATCAACTGCCTGGGACAAAATTAGAGCTAACTTGCCCTGGCTACTGGATGCCGCCGTCTGTGTACTGCTCGACTTATTC ATAATATTGCAGTATGTTTACTACAGATATTATAGGAGGGAAAGGCGCTGCAGCGGAGAAGACTATACTGAAGCCACAAAATGA
- the LOC125205364 gene encoding probable vacuolar amino acid transporter YPQ1 isoform X2: MRVAAQNTMSYCVEEEKACIIGWVDKYFKDCLCNTSDEISFGFGLISLLCWGVAEIPQIITNFRTKSGHGISIFFLLTWVLGDIFNLMGCLLEPATLPTQLYTAALYTVSTVVLVIQSFYYDYYLRWRNVKPPKESHQQVDEELKKPLRPTPQTDSPIPIPTRGEAYYYASARSMAASTTPPIRMRSYLWPIKSGPSAVGIANNSSPDNEARPIPSRNGATKPKPIPRSAGFGAFLATSISMPRETNALVQVYLGLSGRKMLQLGLNQEDGSESVFGQWLGWMMAAIYMGGRLPQIWLNIKRGSVEGLNPLMFIFALAANATYVASILVRSTAWDKIRANLPWLLDAAVCIL, encoded by the exons ATGAGAGTTGCAGCGCAGAACACGATGTCGTATTGcgtggaggaggagaaggcATGCATCATCGGTTGGGTGGACAAATACTTCAAAGACTGCCTCTGCAACACCAGCGACGAGATTTCATTCGGTTTCGGACTCATTAGCCTCCTCTGCTGGGGAGTCGCTGAAATCCCCCAAATCATCACCAACTTCAGAACCAAATCCGGCCATGGCATctccatcttcttcctcctcacTTGGGTCCTCGG CGACATATTCAATCTAATGGGCTGCCTTCTCGAACCTGCCACG TTACCAACCCAGTTATACACCGCCGCG CTCTACACAGTGAGCACCGTGGTTTTAGTTATACAGAGCTTCTACTACGATTATTACCTTAGGTGGCGAAATGTGAAACCACCCAAAGAATCACACCAACAG GTAGATGAAGAGCTGAAGAAGCCTCTAAGGCCAACACCACAAACTGATTCCCCCATTCCAATACCAACCCGTGGCGAAGCCTATTACTACGC GTCTGCAAGATCAATGGCTGCGAGCACAACTCCGCCTATACGTATGCGTTCGTATCTTTGGCCCATCAAGAGTGGTCCTTCTGCTGTCGGAATCGCCAACAATTCCTCACCAGACAACGAAGCTCGTCCCATTCCTTCGAGGAATGGTGCCACCAAACCTAAGCCAATTCCAAGATCT GCGGGATTTGGAGCATTTTTGGCTACATCCATCAGTATGCCACGAGAAACAAACGCTTTGGTGCAAGTGTATCTTGGATTGAGTGGAAGGAAGATGTTGCAACTGGGATTAAATCAA GAAGATGGATCAGAGAGCGTTTTTGGTCAGTGGTTAGGATGGATGATGGCTGCCATTTACATGGGTGGAAGGCTTCCTCAAATATGGTTGAAT ATTAAACGAGGGAGCGTTGAG GGATTGAATCCTCTCATGTTTATCTTTGCACTTGCGGCTAATGCTACTTATGTAGCCAG CATTCTTGTGAGATCAACTGCCTGGGACAAAATTAGAGCTAACTTGCCCTGGCTACTGGATGCCGCCGTCTGT ATATTATAG
- the LOC125205366 gene encoding probable galacturonosyltransferase-like 1 — protein sequence MLPSATLSTFLIPILFLFITPPTNADAAAAATAPRFREAPKFYNSARCPTLSPSPSDPNAIHVAMTLDAAYLRGSIAAILSVLQHSSCPENIAFHFVSSSSPDLSSTLSSTFPYLHFHIYPFDSSSAAGLISTSIRAALDCPLNYARNYLADLLPSSLTKIVYLDSDLVLVDDIAKLAATPLPDPAVLAAPEYCNANFTSYFTPTFWSNPSLSLTFANRRPCYFNTGVMVIDLRRWRQGGYTTKIVEWMELQKRIRIYELGSLPPFLLVFAGNIAPVDHRWNQHGLGGDNFRGLCRDLHPGPVSLLHWSGKGKPWARLDANRPCPLDALWAPYDLLRTPYILES from the coding sequence ATGCTACCAAGTGCTACACTATCCACATTCTTGATACCAatcctcttcctcttcatcACACCACCAACAAATGCCGATGCCGCTGCCGCTGCCACCGCCCCTCGGTTCCGGGAAGCCCCCAAATTCTACAACTCGGCTCGCTGCCCCACCCTCTCCCCGTCCCCCTCCGACCCCAATGCGATCCACGTGGCCATGACCCTCGACGCCGCCTACCTCCGCGGCTCCATCGCGGCCATCCTCTCCGTCCTCCAACACTCCTCCTGCCCCGAAAACATCGCCTTCCACTTcgtctcctcctcctcccccgACCTCTCCTCCACCCTCTCCTCCACCTTCCCCTACCTCCACTTCCACATCTACCCCTTCgactcctcctccgccgccggcCTCATCTCCACCTCCATCCGCGCCGCCCTCGACTGCCCCCTCAACTACGCCCGCAACTACCTCGCCGACCTCCTCCCCTCCTCCCTCACCAAAATCGTCTACCTCGACTCCGACCTCGTCCTCGTCGACGACATCGCCAAGCTCGCCGCCACCCCTCTCCCCGACCCCGCCGTCCTCGCCGCCCCCGAATACTGCAACGCCAACTTCACCTCCTACTTCACCCCCACCTTCTGGTCCAACCCCTCCCTCTCCCTCACCTTCGCCAACCGCCGCCCCTGCTACTTCAACACCGGCGTCATGGTCATCGACCTCCGCCGCTGGCGACAAGGCGGCTACACCACCAAAATCGTCGAGTGGATGGAGCTCCAGAAGCGAATCAGGATCTACGAGCTCGGCTCCCTCCCCCCCTTCCTCCTCGTCTTCGCCGGAAACATCGCCCCCGTCGACCACCGCTGGAACCAGCACGGCCTCGGAGGAGACAACTTCCGAGGCCTGTGCCGCGACCTGCACCCCGGCCCAGTCAGCCTGCTGCACTGGTCCGGGAAGGGCAAGCCGTGGGCCCGCCTCGACGCCAACCGCCCTTGCCCTCTCGATGCCCTCTGGGCTCCTTACGATTTGCTACGCACTCCGTATATTCTTGAATCTTAA
- the LOC125208262 gene encoding E3 ubiquitin-protein ligase RNF5-like has product MAEAHHPTTSAPESSFSSQGDGNGAAGFECNICFDLAQDPVITLCGHLYCWPCLCRWLKGHSQSHGCPVCKALIDEEKVIPLYGRGKTPVDPRLKPVPGIEIPNRPPGQRPEPARFADNNLASLMLGLMGGFIPVAMSAGFGGLVFPLFSVQLQGFPSANGHGRSSGYNYGYAGSFHDSEGQVNQETSQASQADDENLKKILLVVLLLVLFAFLTL; this is encoded by the coding sequence ATGGCAGAGGCTCATCATCCGACTACCAGTGCACCGGAAAGCTCATTTTCCTCACAGGGCGATGGGAATGGAGCTGCTGGTTTTGAATGTAACATTTGTTTCGATTTAGCACAGGATCCGGTGATAACACTCTGTGGGCATCTATATTGCTGGCCATGCCTTTGTAGATGGCTAAAAGGTCACTCTCAGTCCCATGGATGCCCTGTTTGCAAGGCCCTGATAGACGAGGAGAAGGTGATTCCTCTTTATGGCCGAGGGAAGACCCCAGTTGATCCAAGATTGAAACCTGTGCCAGGCATCGAAATCCCTAATAGACCACCAGGGCAGAGACCTGAACCAGCACGATTTGCAGATAATAATCTCGCTAGTCTTATGCTGGGACTCATGGGAGGATTTATACCAGTCGCAATGTCTGCTGGTTTTGGAGGGCTAGTCTTCCCTCTTTTCAGTGTTCAGCTTCAAGGGTTCCCAAGTGCAAACGGTCATGGTAGATCATCAGGGTATAATTATGGATATGCTGGTTCGTTCCATGATAGTGAAGGCCAAGTGAATCAAGAAACTAGTCAAGCTTCTCAGGCAGATGATGAGAATCTGAAGAAGATTCTTCTTGTAGTCCTTCTCTTGGTATTGTTTGCTTTTTTGACATTGTAA
- the LOC125204098 gene encoding elongation of fatty acids protein 3-like, whose protein sequence is MTPFAAGLRYYLSEHPSIVSFRWSHSQSWGSTWSFLFTSIGLYLSSAILLHALLLVAFRHRRPLPVGPLPAAHSLCMALLSATILAGTALSAAAEIRDTRWLWRRSRTTPFQWLLCFPLGTRASGRVFFWSYAFYLTRFLHAGRSFITILRHRRISVFKLCSHSASIVVSFLWLEFTQSFQLIGIMLTTLIYTAVYAYRFWTALGMRGACFPFVVNCQMVLLGCNLVCHCGVLLLHLVTGGCNGIGAWLFNSVLNGAIMMLFLNFYLKVHHRKLKPAAGRLAAEMSAIVKDKDM, encoded by the coding sequence atgacgcCGTTTGCCGCCGGTCTGAGGTATTACCTCTCGGAGCACCCCTCCATCGTGAGCTTCCGGTGGAGCCACAGCCAATCCTGGGGCTCCACGTGGTCCTTCCTCTTCACCTCCATCGGCCTCTACCTCTCCTCCGCCATCCTCCTCCACGCGCTCCTCCTCGTCGCCTtccgccaccgccgccccCTCCCCGTGGGCCCCCTCCCCGCCGCGCACTCCCTCTGCATGGCCCTCCTCTCCGCCACCATCCTCGCCGGCACCGCCCTCTCCGCCGCGGCCGAGATCCGCGACACGCGCTGGCTGTGGCGCCGCTCCCGCACCACCCCGTTCCAGTGGCTCCTCTGCTTCCCCCTGGGCACACGCGCGTCGGGGCGCGTGTTCTTCTGGTCGTACGCGTTCTACCTGACGCGCTTCCTCCACGCGGGGAGATCGTTCATCACGATCCTCCGCCACCGCCGGATCTCGGTGTTCAAGCTGTGCAGCCACTCGGCGTCGATCGTGGTGTCGTTCCTGTGGCTGGAATTCACGCAGTCGTTCCAGCTGATCGGGATCATGCTGACCACGCTCATCTACACGGCGGTGTACGCGTACCGGTTCTGGACGGCGCTGGGGATGCGCGGCGCGTGCTTCCCGTTCGTGGTGAACTGCCAGATGGTGCTGCTGGGGTGCAATCTGGTGTGCCACTGCGGCGTGCTCCTGCTCCACTTGGTCACGGGCGGGTGCAACGGCATCGGCGCCTGGCTCTTCAACTCGGTGCTCAACGGCGCCATCATGATGCTCTTCCTCAACTTCTACCTCAAGGTGCACCACCGCAAGCTCAAGCCCGCCGCCGGCCGCTTGGCGGCGGAGATGTCGGCCATCGTCAAAGACAAGGACATGTAA